TGGAGCCAGTATCGGAATGTTGAGCTCTTGTTCCAAAATTCTAGGTACCCTGAATTGGGGTCTAAGAGCACTGGTTTCAGATCGAAGTATTAGCACTGGCCCCCTGATTCCTGTGAGTGAGTGTTTAGGCAATGGACCGCAGTTGGTGGAGGTTTGCTGGGCATGATCCATGATTGTTATGAGGAGCAATTGGAAGAGTTAAAATCCCCAACACCACAGGGACACCACCACATCTAgttctcttttgattttattaaatttaaaattacattaaaaaatctaaaaattacattaaataaattttgtgtgtatgtgtgcacacaggtgcatgAAAACCTGGTACGTGTGTGAGGATAAAAGGGAAACTCTGTACTTGGTCCTTCCCTTCTACCACGTgagcctggggattgaacttaggtcatcagtcttggtcgCAATCGcctttactcactaagccatctcactggcctacacacactctctcttttaacaaatttatttattattattattatgggtGTATGTGTAcgatatgtatgtgtgagtgcagacATGCCctgctatagtgtgtgtgtgtgtgtgtcggagGACATCCTTCAGAAATCAGGTCTTTCCTTCTACTTtgggatccagggatcaaactcaggttgtcaggcaagTGCTTCAGAAGGAAagatgactgagccatctttctggtccttattttatttttaaaattagcttacaaGGCATTGGGTTCCTTATGGACTGTTTCTATATAAACAGATACATGTTCGTTTTGCTTGACTCTGCTCCTCACTTGCTTTCCTTTCATCTCTCTGCTCCCCATTCTCACCCTTCCACCCCACTTATCCATTTCTCTATCCATATCACACCTTCTATTACCTCCTTCACCCTTGTCCCTTGTGGGGCCCATGTCTCTTTTATGGGTCCCTTTCTAGTtgtctggcctctacacacactcCAACgtaaatacacatatgtaaaaattaGAAGTggggatccacatatgagagaggcTGTGTGGGGCTTGTCTGTCTCAACCCCAGTCTCCTCACTCCACACAGTCCCTTCCAGTCCCATTCCTTTCCCTGCAAAGTCTAtactttgctttttcttcatggctgaataatattccactataTATCCTGTACTCCCTTTTTATCGCTCCGGTGGCCCAGGCATAGATGAACACCTGTGGAAGTACAGGTGACAGATGGACAGATTGGGCTCCCCAGGGGAAGACAAGCAGGGAGGACAGAAACCAAATGTCATACGCAAGGCCACTCCCAGTTTATGAGATCTGGGGCAAAGACTCTTTGAAGTGGTAATAAAATTTAGCCTGCTAGGAAATGACGATGGCTGAGAGTCCTGACTTAGCAAACGCaattgaacaatttttttttttcttttacaaggaAAGACATTCTGATGGATAGCAAAAATGACATTCTAATGAGATAGGCTTTCGGGGACTGGAGAGGGCTTTCCCAAGAGCTAAAGACCTGGAACACGCCACCACCCCATCCATGGAGAGTGTATATAAGCACTGCAGGGAGGCTGGGAGAGTCCACAGCCTGAGCTCCTGCCTAAGCTGCCACCTTCTTCGCTAGCGTCATGGCCACCCAGATCTGCACCCCGACCTTCTCCGCCGGGTCTGCCAGGGGCCTCTGTGGCACCACCAGCAGCTTCTCTCGGATGTCTTCCATCCATTCCATGGGCTCCTGCAGGGCCCCCAGTTTGGTTGGCACTGTGGGGCCCATGTCCTCCTTCAGGACAGGCTTCTCCGGCCTTGGGGGCTGCTTGCCGGGCCCCTATCTGTCCTCTGGGTGCCATTCCTCTGGCTTCGCCGGCAGCGGGGGCTGGTTCTGCGAGGGCAGCTTCAATGGCAACGAGAAGGCGACCATGCAGGTCTTGAATGACCGACTGGCCAACTATCTGGAGAAGGTGCGGCAGCTGGAGCAGGACAATGCGCAGCTGGAGTGCCGCATCCGGGAATGGTACGAGTGTCAGGTCCCATACATCTGCCCGGACTACCAGTCCTACTTTAAGACCGCCGAAGACTTGCAGCAGAAGGTAATGGGCCAGGGCCTCTCCCAGCTGGCCACACAGCTCCTGGAAGCCTCCCATTCCAAGACTCAGCCACTCTCTGAAGTTTGCAGGGGAGCCTTCTAGAAGGAGAGCTCCACTCTCTGGGGCTTGGTTCCCTGGGGACCCAGGCTTCCCTGCTGATCTCTGTACCCTGTTACCAGCTGTTCTTCCTTCCCTCATTGTCTTAGCtggcggggggaggggaggaccgTGTCCCTGGTCCCCACTAGGTATAGTACCGAACCTGACACCTTCCTAGCCATTGGCTTACTTATTCTTCATCCTGGAGATAGGGGTATGACTACGCCCATCCAACAGATAAGGGGGTTGAATTTTGAGAGGCTCAGCAACTTGTCCAAGGTCGCACAATTTGAATGTGGGATCCAGAATCAGAAACCACTTCTGCTATATCAGAACCTCACCTTGATCTATCCTACTGGGCCACCCTGAAGGCTACAGAAGCCAGGACCAATGGGGCCAGTGATGTGGTGTCCCTCCTGGGGCCTGTTCTCCCTCCTTGTCTGGATATTTGAAGATGTCACCTATATTTAGAGGCATCCATGAGCTGGGCTCCCCACCCCACAGGCTTCACATTGCTGGGCCTTCCCCAGTTCAGGGAAAACCTCTTGTTTTTCAGATCTTACTGACCAAGTCTGAGAACGCCAGGCTTGTGTTGCAAATTGATAATGCCAAGCTGGCTGCTGATGACTTCCGGACCAAGTGAGTGGCCCAACCAGGGGAGGTTTGCTCTGTGTCAAACTCTGTTCCCTGCTTTGGGAACTGGTGAGGTGGGAATAAAGCCAGATACAGTTGTAAATGGGAAGACATGGCAGAGGCCCTGGATTCCTTCTGGGACAAGGGAGAGGACCACTGTGTTTCTGACTCCAAGTTAGCCACAGCCGTTTGGCCCAGGGCTTCCCTGGCTGCAGACTTGGCAGGGTTCTCTGTGTGCAGGTATGAGACGGAGCTGTCCCTGAGGCAGCTGGTGGAGGCAGACATCAACGGCCTGCGCCGGATCTTGGATGAGTTGACTCTGTGTAGGGCTGACCTGGAAGCTCAGGTGGAGTCCCTGAAGGAGGAGCTGCTCTGTCTCAAGAAGAACCATGAAGAGGTGAGGCTGCTGCCACCTGAACCCCAAGGTCCCCATCCAGTCGAGGAGTCCCTGCTGGCCCCTGGGCTTATTGTATGGCAGGAAGTACATGCAGCCCTTTATATCTTATTTCACCGTCACAGTAACTCCAAAAGTGAGAGCCCACTGTAAGCTCTATTTTACAGCTGAGAAGGTGGTCGTAAAGATGTGATGTCATTTACCTACAGTCACGCAGAGACTACACCCTGCCCATGACATTACAACTCCATTTGGATTATGGAGTTTGATAATAATTCTATTTTCTTGGTGTGTCATGCCCCCATTCCTCAGAAGGGGCGAGGTATAGATAGACCAATGGGGAGAGCCATGTTCCAAGAGGCCAGCTCTCCTCTATCATGGTACCCGAGGGAGGAAGgggaatttgaacccaggtcacTGAACCTACCAAGCCAGCAGCTTGTTCACAGCCTTATGCCATCGTGTTTTGTCTGTCACTGCAGGAAGTCAACACACTCCGTTCCCAGC
This Peromyscus leucopus breed LL Stock chromosome 8b, UCI_PerLeu_2.1, whole genome shotgun sequence DNA region includes the following protein-coding sequences:
- the LOC114706942 gene encoding keratin, type I cuticular Ha6 → MATQICTPTFSAGSARGLCGTTSSFSRMSSIHSMGSCRAPSLVGTVGPMSSFRTGFSGLGGCLPGPYLSSGCHSSGFAGSGGWFCEGSFNGNEKATMQVLNDRLANYLEKVRQLEQDNAQLECRIREWYECQVPYICPDYQSYFKTAEDLQQKILLTKSENARLVLQIDNAKLAADDFRTKYETELSLRQLVEADINGLRRILDELTLCRADLEAQVESLKEELLCLKKNHEEEVNTLRSQLGDRLNVEVDAAPPVDLNKILDDMRCQYETLVENNRRDVEAWFNTQTEELNQQVLSSSEQLQCCQTEIIELRRTVNALEIELQAQQSMRNSLESTLAETEARYGSQLAQMQCLITNVESQLAEIRCDLERQNHEYQVLLDVKARLESEIATYRCLLEGEDCKLPAHPCSTECKPAVRVPYTPSTPCTPAGPCTPAPQVSTQIRTITEEIRDGRVVSSREHVVPRAL